ATGATATCTTCAAAACTTAAAAATTCTCTTCTTTCATTAGAATTTCCCATTATGCTATTTGCATTATTGTTTATTTGTGCATATTAGCTATCATACTGGTATATTTGAATTATTTTTTTAACTAATTTCTTATGAAAATTACCAAAATCTCCGTTGCTCATACCAACAACGATATCTCCTTCTTTCAAAATTGAAACCAACTTCATAATTATAGAATCAACATTCTCGATGAAGTATGCTTCCCTGCCTCTGCTTTTTATTCTTTCAATCACTTCTGCAGATGAAAACCTCTCCTTGTCAGGAAGAAGATTTTTATTATACGGTTCAGATAGAATCACAATATCAGCATCATCAAAACTTTCAGAATATTCCTTTTCAAAAATTTTCCTTCTGCTTGAATTTGAACGCGGTTCAAAAACTGCAATTATCCTTCTTTTTGGAAATCTTGCTCTAAATCCTTCAAGCGTCTTTCTAACAGCTGTAGGATGATGCGCAAAATCATCATAAATCTCAATATGATTCACACATCCAACAAGCTCCTGCCGCCGTTTTACACCTCTAAATCCCTCAATTTCTTTTGCGCATCTCTCCACATCAAAACCCATTAGATAGAAAAGAGCAATAACTCCTGTCAAATTGGCATAGTTATGTCTTCCAATCAATCTCGTCTTAAAAGAGAATCTTCCCAAATCTTTGGCTGTTACGAAAACCTCCCCCTTCTCTTCATCTACCTTTTCAATAATCCAGTCGTTTTTATCCAAAAATCCATATCTAATAGTTGGTGTTTTTGCATCCTTTATCAATTCTCTTACATTTTTGCTGTCACCAAATGCAGAAATTCCTCCTTTTTTCTCATCAACCAAATCAACGAGTTTTGAAAAGTTTCCTAAAATCTGCTCTAAATTCCTATAAATATCGGCATGGTCGAACTCGACATCATTAAGCAGAAGATAATCAGGCATATAATGGAGAAATTTTGGACCCTTATCAAAGTAAGCACTATCGTATTCATCGCCTTCAACAACAAAAAAACTGCTTTTGCCCAACTTGTAGTTTTTTCCAAAATCCTTTGGCACTCCACCTATCATAAATCCAATATCTTCTCCCAACCTGCTAAAAAGATAGGCGATTGCTGAAGAAGTAGTTGTTTTTCCGTGAGTACCTGCTGAAACAACGGATTTTTTCCCTTTTATAAAATATTCCCATAATGCTTGTGGAAAGGAAATCTGCTTTATACCTCTTCTTTCTATCTCAACAGCTTCAGGATTATTCTTTGAAACAGCATTGCCTATAACTGCAAATTCAATGTTAGAAGGAACATTGTCTGATGAATACCCTATTTTTACAGGCACTGAAAGTTCTCTTAAAAGCTCGCTCGTCGGATAGTAGAGCCCCTTATCGGAACCCGAAACATCAAAGCCCGATTCCTTCAACATTCCTGCCAAAGCGCTCATACCGGTTCCGCCTATGGCTACGAGATAAACAGACTTTTTTTTGGTCAAAAAATTACTCCTCTTGCAAAACCTTTTCCCTTCTCAATGGATGCGCTTCTCCAAGAACCTCCATTGCCGCATCATAAAGAAGAGGCCTATCTTTGATAAAACTTCTATTGCTCCTATCAGGATGGACTCTATTGGAAAGTAGAGCTATTACAACCTCTTTCTTCATATCTATCCACAATGATGTACCTGTATAGCCGGTATGTCCAATCGAAAGGGGCGAAAAATAATGCCCTGAAGTTGAAAACCCTTCAGAAGGGGTATCCCATCCAAGAGCCCAAGATGAATCTCTTTCTATGAGCTGTCTTTTTGAAAATTCTTTTATAACTCTTTGTTTTATAAAATCATTTCTTCCATGATAGGAATCAAGAATGGTCATTCCAAAATTAAAGACATCTTCTGCTGTCGAAAACAGTCCTGCATGTCCTGATATTCCACCCATAGCATATGCATTATCATCATGGACTTCGCCCTTTATTACACCACCGCGCCATTGTGAATACTCTGTGGGGGCAATTCTTTTCAAGCGCTCTTCTGACAATGTGCGACCCTTGTCTTCAAGATTAACAAAAAAAGTATCCTTGAGTCCCAAGGGAATGAAAATTTCCCTTTCACAAAAACTATCCAAAGCCTCCCCGGTAATCTTTTCAATAATTTCGCCAAGGGCTATAAATCCGATATCGCTGTATTTCGTAACAGGATTTTCACGCTTTTCAATCTCTTCATTGTTAACCAGTGAATAAACCATCTTTTTTGCATTACTTTTACACATAAGTTGACTTCCTTCTTCCTCATCCTTTCGTCTTATTTCCTCAAAATATGGATACCAATCAGACAAGCCCGAAGTATGAGTAAGAAGATGTTTTATTGTAATTTTATCTTTACCATTGGAAGCAAATTCATCGATAAACTCTGAAACCTTCATCTCGATATTTATCAATCCTCTTTGCACCAAAAGCATAATTGCAGTTGTAGTTGCCATCACCTTTGTAACCGAGGCAATATCATAAATCGTATCTACATCGTTTCCAATCTCATACGGCACTAACTGTTTTTTCCCAAATGCCTCAATAAATTTTGCTCCCCCCTTTTTTCCCGCAGCAATTACGAAACCGGGGGTAGATTTTTTTCTTAATACTTCTTGCGCTGTTTCTCTGAATTTTTCCATATCAACCTCTTTTACATATTGAATTCCCTTTGATTTTCACATACTCACTATCACTGTCTATTTCAACAATACCTCCAACAGGCAGTGTTATCGAACCGTATCCATGTCCGACTGGAAATGAAAAAAGGACAGGATAGTTGTATTTTTTCGTTATTTCTTCAATCACTTCACAAATTATTGAATTCCATTTTTCATTTTTTCTTCCCCTCATATCTGTTAAATGTCCAATTATGAGTCCTTTTATTCGTGAAAGTTTTCCAACTTCATCCAACTGCCACAGCATACGCTCAATCCTGTATGGCGCTTCACCAACATCTTCAAGAAACAAAATCTTTCCTTCTGTTTCAATCTCCCACTTAGTGCCAATGGCAGAATTGATGACAGAAAGACATCCTCCTGTAAGGCGTCCTGTGGTCTTCCCGCTTCTTAGAAACTTTATCCCCTCCTTTTTTCCTACTAAAATATCATTTCCATTATTCATCATTTCAAAGAAAAAACTGAATTCCTCATTATAATCCTTAACCACCATATTGCCTCCGGGCATAGGCCCATAAAAGTTGACCATTCCGCATCGCTGCTCAAAAGCTGTATTAAGCAAAGTAACATCACTTGAACCGCAGAAGACTTTTACATTTTTGCCAATCATTTCAAAATCAAGATGCGGCAGCACTTGGCAGGCGCCAAAGCCACCCCTTACAGCTATTACACCCTTGACCTCCTTATCCTTAAAGGCATTGTTTATAATCTCTGCTCTTGTTTCCCCATCTCCTGCCAAATATCGCTTCTTGTCGAATATTCTTCTATCATAACAAACCCTGAAGCCATATTTCTCTATTAGCTCTTTTCCTCTCTGAAAACGGCTTTCTGTAAAGCTACCCGAAGGGGCAACAAGACTTATCAAGTCTCCCTTCTTCAAAGATGCCGGTTTCTTCATACTTTTCAGCTCACTTTAGAGAAAAAGCCTTCGACAGTGAAATACTGGATTTACACTTTTGAATTTAACTAAATCAAATAGATGACAAACAAGCGATTTCAAATTAAAATTTATATCCAAGGTAATTTGTGAAATATAACATACATCAACATTATAACAAAGTCTATTAGGTGATGAAGAAAAAAAAAGAAACTTCCTATGATGAAAAAAAAATTTTTGATTACGCCTGCTGGTATTTGACAAGGTATCCCTCATCGAAAGAAAGATTGAAGGAAAAATTAAATGAAAAAACCTCTGATTCAGCTCTGATTGAAAAAGTTTTAATGAAGCTTGAATCCTTTGGATATTTGGATGATAGGGAAATTGCAGAGTCTGTTGTGCGAAATTTTTCCCGACGCGGGTATGGTAAGAAAAGGATCATTCTCAAACTTTATGAGAAAAAAATCAGAGACGAAGAGTTGATAAATGAAATATTCAAAGAATACGATAATCAAAACATAGAAGACGAAATTTTACGAAAAGTTGTAAATAAAAATAAAGAAAAATATGATCTGTCATCATCTACGGGCAGAAAAAAATTCATTGATTTTCTACTTCGCAGAGGATTCCCAAATGAAAAAATCTACAATGAATTTCGAAGACAGGGCATAATTTGAAATGAACCGGTCAGAAAATCTATACAACGAAATTATTCACAATAAGATATTAGAACATATACCCAAAATCTTCGACGCAAAACGCATAGAAACAATCCAAAAAAGAGGCAAAATCATTGAAGAAGAAGCAATGGAAATCGCATCTATGCGTGAGGCGCCATCTGAATTGCTTGGGCTCATTGCAAAACTTACGGAATTCAAAAATCTTCGCTCAATAAGGCAAACCCTCTTTTTCAACCCAAAGACTCCCATTGCTGTTTCCAAAAGTCTTATAGGTTATCTCGACAAACGGGAATTGATAAAAGTCCTCAATCTTCCCACAGTACCTTATTCATTGAAAAACATTGTCCTTGAATATCTCAAGAACAAACTTCCTGAAATTCCATTGGGCGAAAAGATTTCACTTGCCAGAAAAGCACCAAGAAAACTTCTTCTCTTAATCATATACGACGATAATGAAATGGTGTTTGAAGCCGCTCTGTGGAATCCTAAATTAACCGAGATGGACCTTCTCGTGCTTCTTCAGAAAAAAACGGAACATCCTTCACTTACATCACTTATAGCTGGACATCCGAAATGGAAGAATCGTTACCGCATAAAAACTGCCCTTGTGCGAAACCCATCAACACCATTTTCAATATCAGAAGAAATTATTCCTCAATTGATGCTACAGGATCTAAGAATCTTGAAAAGCGCTCCTGGTCTCGATGAAAGGACCTACAAAGCAATCAGAAACGCTATCCTTGTGAAAATAAAGTCAGCAAGGAAAAGATAAAAGCTTCTTATTCAGTCCATCAACAGCACGAAAGCCAACCAATAATTGAAGACGATAAAAATCCTCCCGTAGTTATTCTACTTGCTTACCTCACTGAAATATTCCTTAAAATCTAACATCTATCATCAGTAATAGACATATGTAAAAAAATAAATTTGGATAAGATTGGAAAAGGGGCTATAATGAGAAATCATTTGAAAAATTAATTTTAAAAAATCGACTTCCATCAAGAAAATATCCATAACAGTAATCTGATATGAAAAAAAGGATCAAAGAAAAAATCGCTTTCATAGGCGCCGGGAATATGGCGGAAGCAATTTTGGCAGGTCTTTTAAAGAGCAAGACTGCAACCCCTTCCAACATCATTCTAAGTGATCCTTCAGAAAAGCGTCTTCTTCACTTGAAGAAAAATTACAAAGCAAAGACGACAAAATCAAATATTGAAGCAGTAAACTCGGCAACTATAATACTGCTTGCAGTAAAACCGCAGGTGATGCCCGATGTCCTTGAAGAGATCAAGGGTTCAATAACATCTGGACACCTTGTCATATCCATAGCGGCAGGCATAAAAATTTCCTTTATCAAGAGTTTTTTAGGAAAAAATTCAAAAGTGATACGGGTGATGCCCAATACTCCTGCCTTGGTTGGTATGGGAATTTCAGCCATAGCGTCAGATAAAAGGGTATTGTCATCAGACCTATCAAAAGCCCAAATAATTTTAAATGCAGTTGGCAAAACAGTCTTGTTGGATGAACGTTATCTCGATGCTGTAACAGGACTTTCAGGAAGCGGTCCTGCCTATTTCTTCCTCATCATTGAGGCACTTATCGAAGCAGGCGTTGCCGCAGGGCTTTCAAGGGCTGTATCGAAAGAGCTCGTTATTGAAACAGCCAAGGGGGCAGTATGTTTATTGCAGGAAACAGGCAAGCCGCCTGCTGAATTGCGAGAGATGGTAACTTCTCCCGGCGGTACAACCGTTGCCGGGCTAAAAGTATTAGAAGAAGGAGCGCTTCGTTCAACTATCATCAAGGCCGTTGAAGCTGCAACTGCGCGCTCAAAGGAGCTGTCAGGAAAATAAAAACGGCCATGCACCCATCATCGATAAAACCGAACAAGCGCTATTATTTATGCGAGAGCTCAAATCAGGCACCCTTGTAACACATAGAAGACACTGATTATGGCTGCTACGTTCCCGTCCTGACCAGGTTCTCAGGCTTCTATTGTACAAGACCCGATTCTCAACGCTCCGCATAAATATGCTGACCTCACCCGATTTTACCTCCGATGGGAATTCGACCCCGCTATAGCGAATTGCGGGCTACAGGGTATCGCTAACTCCCCGTCTAGCATGGCCGTAATTCTAAACCAACAACGGAGAGGGAGGGATTCGAACCCTCGGTCCCTGTCACCAGGGACACACGATTTCCAGTCGTGCTCCTTAAACCAGCTCGGGCACCTCTCCAAAAATTTTTTCTTATAAATTCCAATTAGCGGAGAGAGAGGGATTTGAACCCCCGGTGCCCTAAAAGGGCACAGTTGATTTCGAGTCAACCGCCTTCGACCACTCGGCCATCTCTCCGAAAAGGGATTGTAGCTAAAAAGACGAGATTGTCAACTATCGAGGTAAACTCTCTTTAAAACATTGGCTCCTCGACAGCCCGTCCTTTCACAGTAAAATCTGAATAGGAGACAAAATCAACTTGAAGGTCCATACTCTCAATTTTATCAAAACCGCCTTCGATTATGTCGCCATTTTGAAATTCGCGCGGTGAGTTAGCAGTTATAACTTTAACAGGAAATGCATGTCCACCTATTTTTCTTCCACTTCTATCATAAAAATAAATGCTCAAATTCAGCATCTGAACATCCTTTTCTGCCACTACCTTGCCATAATAGGCGGCAATATTGCCTGTCCCTCTATAACACTTAAAATCTATTATCTTTATGCCAAATTCCGGATAATTGAATTCTTTCGGAAACTTTTCTCTGTTAACTTTTTCAAAGGGCTTTCGTGTAAAAGGTTTTTTTTCTGTTGGAGCCGCCTTCTTGACTACTGTAGGGCTTCTTTTTGAAGCCTTATAAAGACGCTCTTCAATCGCCGCTATTCTCCTTGATAAGTTATTGATTCTATTTTTGAGATTCTCAATTTGTTCTGTTACATCAGGCTTTTCCTCTTTTTTACAGGAAACTACCAATGGTAGAGAAAAGACCAATAAAATAGCAATGTATCTATAAATCTTCATTTCTTCTTTCTATGAAAAAATTTTTCAATAATTTTTCACATTCCTCTTTCTTTATTCCCTCGACAATTTCAACGCGATGGTTTAGCTGAGGAATTTCAAAAGCATTCAGAAGAGTTTTGACTGCTCCCTTTTTTTCATTGTATGCGCCGAAGACAAGTTTCTTAATACGCGCAAGCTGTATTGCTCCTGCGCACATCAGACATGGTTCAAGCGTTACATAGAGAATTATATTTTCAAGACGCCAACTTTTTTTAATTTCAAAGAGTTTTTTCAAAATAAGCATTTCTGCATGGGCAGTGCAGTCATTCAACTGCTCGGTTCGGTTGTGCTCAAACGCAATCGCCACACCATCTTCAACCGCTACTGCACCTATTGGGACTTCGCCTTCATCATAAGCGCACTGTGCTTCTTCAATGGCTCGACACATAAACTCATTATGAGTTTCTTTTTCTTCAATGCTATATGTCAAGATTGCGAACCTGTTTGCCGTATAGCTGTATAAAATTCTTTCTTGGTTCTACCTGATCACCCATCAAAATCGTAAAGACTTCATCCGCTTCAACCTTATCATCGACCCTCACCTGAAGAAGCCGCCTTGTTTCGGGATTCATCGTTGTTTCCCACAGCTGTTGCGGATTCATTTCTCCAAGTCCTTTATACCTTGAAATTGAAATTCCTTTTTTCCCTGCCTGCGTCACATATTCCAAAAGCGAGCGTCCATCAGATATATCCAGTTTATTGCCGTTATCTTGAACCGATATATTCCCATTTTCAAAGATCCCGATTTCTTTATAGAGAGCAATGCACTCCTTAATCTCAATCATATCCGCAAAGAGCCTATCTACTCTCAATTTGTATTTTCTTCCTGAGCGGTTCAGAACAAAATCGATAAAATAAGTGCCATTGTTCTCGTCCCAATCCATCTCATAATCGAAGGAAAACATTTCTTCCTTACCAATGGTCTTCTTCATAAATGTTTTGACCCGTTCCGCCATCTTGGATACTGATTTTTTTTCTGTGAAATCTGTTTCCTCTTCTGAAAGAATCTTTATTATCTTTTTAACCAACAGAGTATCCATTCCCTTGCGTCCCAATTTATCAAGCAGATAGTAAAAATTTTTGACCTTCTTCAAAAGTGTAACAAGCTTCTTATTGGTCAGCACATTCGAATCCTCATCGACACGAACCTTTATGTTTTCTGCCCCGCGCGACAACAGAAATTCATCGAGCTCATTGTCATCCTTCAAATACTGAATCACCTTATTTCCTTTCTTAACACCATAAAGGGGCGGCTGGGCTATATAAATAAATCCCTTTTCGAGAAGTTCATACATCTGCCTGAAGAAGAAAGTCATAAGCAATGTCCTGATGTGCGCACCATCGACATCAGCATCCGTCATAATTATAATTTTATGATATCGTGCCTTGTCTGCCGAAAAATCATCTTCGCCAATTCCTGTTCCGAGAGCGGCAATGAGAGTTTTAATCTCTTCGCTATTGAGCATCTTATCAAAACGGGCTTTTTCAACATTCAGTATTTTTCCTTTAAGTGGCAGTATTGCCTGAAATCTCCTGTCGCGCCCCTGTTTTGCGGAACCACCTGCAGAATCACCCTCTACGATGAAAATCTCAGATGCCGCAGGATCCTTTTCCTGACAATCTGCAAGTTTTCCCGGAAGCGATGACTCATCGAGAGCTCCCTTTCTTCTCGTCAATTCGCGCGCCTTTCTCGCCGCTTCCCTTGACTGCGCCGCATTGACCGCCTTCGATACAATCTTTCGCGCAACAGAAGGATTCTCCTCGAAGAATCTGCTCAAGTTTTCATTTACTACTGATTCGACTATTCCCTTTACCTCGCTGTTTCCAAGTTTAGTCTTTGTTTGCCCTTCAAACTGCGGTTCGGCAATCTTGACGCTTATAACTCCTGCAAGTCCTTCTCTTGTGTCATCGCCTTGAATGCCATTCTTGAGCCCCTTCAACAGGTTTGCCTGAACAGCATATCGATTGATTACCTTCGTAAGAGCGCTCTTGAAACCAACAAGATGAGTTCCTCCTTCAACAGTATTGATATTGTTTGCATAGGTGAAGAGTGATTCTGAATAACCGTCGTTGTATTGGAGAACGACTTCAAGCTCAAATCCATCGTCTTTCTTCTCGAAGTAGATCGGCTTGTGCAAGGGATTTTTGTTTTTGTTTATGCTTTCGATAAACGAGACGATTCCGCCTTTATAAAGAAATTTATGTTCTTTTTCATCTCTTTCATCGCGAATAGTTATCTCAAGTCCCTTATTGAGAAAAGCAAGCTCTCTCAATCTCTTCGAAATCGTATCGAAACTAAATTCAGTCGTTTCTTTGAAGATTTCCTTATCCGGCTTAAATC
This genomic window from Candidatus Schekmanbacteria bacterium contains:
- a CDS encoding class A beta-lactamase-related serine hydrolase, with amino-acid sequence MEKFRETAQEVLRKKSTPGFVIAAGKKGGAKFIEAFGKKQLVPYEIGNDVDTIYDIASVTKVMATTTAIMLLVQRGLINIEMKVSEFIDEFASNGKDKITIKHLLTHTSGLSDWYPYFEEIRRKDEEEGSQLMCKSNAKKMVYSLVNNEEIEKRENPVTKYSDIGFIALGEIIEKITGEALDSFCEREIFIPLGLKDTFFVNLEDKGRTLSEERLKRIAPTEYSQWRGGVIKGEVHDDNAYAMGGISGHAGLFSTAEDVFNFGMTILDSYHGRNDFIKQRVIKEFSKRQLIERDSSWALGWDTPSEGFSTSGHYFSPLSIGHTGYTGTSLWIDMKKEVVIALLSNRVHPDRSNRSFIKDRPLLYDAAMEVLGEAHPLRREKVLQEE
- the proC gene encoding pyrroline-5-carboxylate reductase; its protein translation is MKKRIKEKIAFIGAGNMAEAILAGLLKSKTATPSNIILSDPSEKRLLHLKKNYKAKTTKSNIEAVNSATIILLAVKPQVMPDVLEEIKGSITSGHLVISIAAGIKISFIKSFLGKNSKVIRVMPNTPALVGMGISAIASDKRVLSSDLSKAQIILNAVGKTVLLDERYLDAVTGLSGSGPAYFFLIIEALIEAGVAAGLSRAVSKELVIETAKGAVCLLQETGKPPAELREMVTSPGGTTVAGLKVLEEGALRSTIIKAVEAATARSKELSGK
- a CDS encoding nucleoside deaminase: MCRAIEEAQCAYDEGEVPIGAVAVEDGVAIAFEHNRTEQLNDCTAHAEMLILKKLFEIKKSWRLENIILYVTLEPCLMCAGAIQLARIKKLVFGAYNEKKGAVKTLLNAFEIPQLNHRVEIVEGIKKEECEKLLKNFFIERRNEDL
- a CDS encoding UDP-N-acetylmuramate:L-alanyl-gamma-D-glutamyl-meso-diaminopimelate ligase; amino-acid sequence: MTKKKSVYLVAIGGTGMSALAGMLKESGFDVSGSDKGLYYPTSELLRELSVPVKIGYSSDNVPSNIEFAVIGNAVSKNNPEAVEIERRGIKQISFPQALWEYFIKGKKSVVSAGTHGKTTTSSAIAYLFSRLGEDIGFMIGGVPKDFGKNYKLGKSSFFVVEGDEYDSAYFDKGPKFLHYMPDYLLLNDVEFDHADIYRNLEQILGNFSKLVDLVDEKKGGISAFGDSKNVRELIKDAKTPTIRYGFLDKNDWIIEKVDEEKGEVFVTAKDLGRFSFKTRLIGRHNYANLTGVIALFYLMGFDVERCAKEIEGFRGVKRRQELVGCVNHIEIYDDFAHHPTAVRKTLEGFRARFPKRRIIAVFEPRSNSSRRKIFEKEYSESFDDADIVILSEPYNKNLLPDKERFSSAEVIERIKSRGREAYFIENVDSIIMKLVSILKEGDIVVGMSNGDFGNFHKKLVKKIIQIYQYDS
- the gyrB gene encoding DNA topoisomerase (ATP-hydrolyzing) subunit B, with the translated sequence MAEKDYSAESIKVLEGLDPVRKRPAMYIGNTGVGGLHHLVYEVVDNSIDEAMAGYCTKISVVINVDGSITVDDNGRGIPTEIHKEVGLPAAEVVMTRLHAGGKFDRSSYKVSGGLHGVGVSVVNALSEWLELETRYKGQIYTQKYKRGEPETELKCLGKTKKSGTTIRFKPDKEIFKETTEFSFDTISKRLRELAFLNKGLEITIRDERDEKEHKFLYKGGIVSFIESINKNKNPLHKPIYFEKKDDGFELEVVLQYNDGYSESLFTYANNINTVEGGTHLVGFKSALTKVINRYAVQANLLKGLKNGIQGDDTREGLAGVISVKIAEPQFEGQTKTKLGNSEVKGIVESVVNENLSRFFEENPSVARKIVSKAVNAAQSREAARKARELTRRKGALDESSLPGKLADCQEKDPAASEIFIVEGDSAGGSAKQGRDRRFQAILPLKGKILNVEKARFDKMLNSEEIKTLIAALGTGIGEDDFSADKARYHKIIIMTDADVDGAHIRTLLMTFFFRQMYELLEKGFIYIAQPPLYGVKKGNKVIQYLKDDNELDEFLLSRGAENIKVRVDEDSNVLTNKKLVTLLKKVKNFYYLLDKLGRKGMDTLLVKKIIKILSEEETDFTEKKSVSKMAERVKTFMKKTIGKEEMFSFDYEMDWDENNGTYFIDFVLNRSGRKYKLRVDRLFADMIEIKECIALYKEIGIFENGNISVQDNGNKLDISDGRSLLEYVTQAGKKGISISRYKGLGEMNPQQLWETTMNPETRRLLQVRVDDKVEADEVFTILMGDQVEPRKNFIQLYGKQVRNLDI
- a CDS encoding regulatory protein RecX: MKKKKETSYDEKKIFDYACWYLTRYPSSKERLKEKLNEKTSDSALIEKVLMKLESFGYLDDREIAESVVRNFSRRGYGKKRIILKLYEKKIRDEELINEIFKEYDNQNIEDEILRKVVNKNKEKYDLSSSTGRKKFIDFLLRRGFPNEKIYNEFRRQGII
- a CDS encoding LD-carboxypeptidase, which gives rise to MKKPASLKKGDLISLVAPSGSFTESRFQRGKELIEKYGFRVCYDRRIFDKKRYLAGDGETRAEIINNAFKDKEVKGVIAVRGGFGACQVLPHLDFEMIGKNVKVFCGSSDVTLLNTAFEQRCGMVNFYGPMPGGNMVVKDYNEEFSFFFEMMNNGNDILVGKKEGIKFLRSGKTTGRLTGGCLSVINSAIGTKWEIETEGKILFLEDVGEAPYRIERMLWQLDEVGKLSRIKGLIIGHLTDMRGRKNEKWNSIICEVIEEITKKYNYPVLFSFPVGHGYGSITLPVGGIVEIDSDSEYVKIKGNSICKRG